In Neofelis nebulosa isolate mNeoNeb1 chromosome 10, mNeoNeb1.pri, whole genome shotgun sequence, one DNA window encodes the following:
- the C10H11orf96 gene encoding uncharacterized protein C11orf96 homolog, with amino-acid sequence MAAAKPGELMGICSSYQAVMPHFVCLADEFPQPVRPAKLSKGKGRLRRPRQSRFKTQPVTFDEIQEVEEEGVSPMEEEKAKKSFLQSLECLRRSTQSLSLQREQLSSCKLRNSLDSSDSDSAL; translated from the coding sequence ATGGCGGCCGCCAAGCCCGGCGAGCTGATGGGCATCTGCTCCAGCTACCAGGCGGTGATGCCGCACTTCGTGTGCCTGGCGGACGAGTTCCCGCAGCCCGTGCGGCCCGCCAAGCTGTCCAAGGGCAAGGGCCGGCTGCGGCGGCCGCGCCAGTCCCGCTTCAAGACGCAGCCGGTGACCTTCGACGAGAtccaggaggtggaggaggaaggggtgtcCCCCATGGAGGAGGAAAAGGCCAAGAAGTCGTTCCTGCAGAGCCTGGAGTGCCTGCGCCGCAGCACGCAGAGCCTGTCGCTGCAGAGGGAGCAGCTCAGCAGCTGCAAACTGAGGAACAGCCTGGACTCCAGCGACTCCGACTCGGCCCTGTGA